A stretch of the Oncorhynchus clarkii lewisi isolate Uvic-CL-2024 chromosome 9, UVic_Ocla_1.0, whole genome shotgun sequence genome encodes the following:
- the LOC139417326 gene encoding opsin-5-like, which translates to MGNTSDTALFVSTISKELDFLMGTLYSIFCVLSLLGNGILMLVAYRKRLSLKPAEFFIINLSISDLGMTLSLFPLAIPSAFAHKWLFDEITCQFYAMCGVLFGLCSLTNLTALSSICCLKVSFPNYGNKFSSSHACVLVVAVWCYASVFAISPLTQWGHYGPEPYGTACCIDWHAPNHQLSALSYIVCLFLFCYTLPCTIIFLSYTFILLTVRGSRRAVQQHVSSQTKTTNAHSLIVKLSVAVCIGFLGAWSPYAIVAMWAAFGDATIVPPAAFALAAIFAKSSTIYNPMVYLLCKPNFRKCLCRDTSTFRNRICRGSPRPEQKDPFGSISQPSQRNNKEMSISYGQPESPVACLHCAEDGAPCQTGTTSQRSACILTGSTYGEVTVSQLSANLQADFL; encoded by the exons aTGGGAAATACTTCAGACACAGCCCTGTTTGTCTCCACAATCTCAAAGGAGCTTGACTTCCTCATGGGCACACTCTACAGCATATTCT gTGTTCTGTCTCTCCTGGGGAATGGCATCTTGATGCTTGTTGCGTATCGTAAGCGCTTGTCCTTGAAGCCGGCCGAGTTCTTCATCATTAACCTGTCCATCAGCGACCTTGGGATGACCCTGTCTTTATTCCCTCTGGCCATTCCCTCTGCATTCGCTCACAA GTGGTTGTTTGATGAGATCACCTGTCAGTTCTATGCTATGTGTGGAGTTCTGTTTGGTCTGTGCAGCCTGACCAACCTCACagctctctcctccatctgttgCCTCAAAGTCAGCTTCCCTAACTATG GTAACAAGTTCTCCTCGTCCCATGCCTGCGTCCTGGTGGTGGCTGTGTGGTGTTACGCCTCTGTGTTCGCCATCAGTCCCCTGACACAGTGGGGACACTATGGGCCCGAGCCTTATGGCACTGCCTGTTGCATTGACTGGCACGCGCCCAACCACCAGCTGTCAGCCCTGTCCTACATCGTCTGCCTGTTCCTTTTCTGCTACACTCTGCCCTGCACCATAATTTTCCTCTCCTACACCTTCATCCTGCTGACGGTGCGCGGCTCTCGCCGGGCCGTCCAGCAGCATGTGTCATCCCAAACCAAAACCACCAATGCACACAGCCTCATTGTCAAG TTGTCGGTAGCAGTATGCATCGGTTTCCTTGGTGCATGGAGCCCTTACGCCATAGTGGCCATGTGGGCGGCATTTGGTGATGCCACCATCGTGCCTCCTGCTGCATTCGCCTTGGCGGCCATCTTTGCCAAATCGTCCACCATCTATAACCCTATGGTCTACCTGCTGTGCAAACCCAACTTCCGCAAGTGTCTTTGCCGAGACACGTCCACATTCCGCAATAGGATCTGCAGGGGCAGCCCCCGGCCTGAACAGAAAGACCCCTTTGGATCCATATCACAACCATCCCAGAGAAACAACAAGGAAATGAGCATCTCATACGGACAGCCAGAGAGCCCCGTGGCGTGTCTGCACTGTGCTGAGGATGGAGCTCCTTGCCAAACAGGAACCACGTCCCAGAGGAGTGCCTGCATACTGACCGGCTCCACCTACGGCGAGGTGACTGTCAGTCAACTCTCTGCCAATCTGCAGGCTGATTTCCTCTAG